From a single Glycine soja cultivar W05 chromosome 19, ASM419377v2, whole genome shotgun sequence genomic region:
- the LOC114399340 gene encoding probable 2-oxoglutarate-dependent dioxygenase AOP1, with translation MGSETELKLPIIDFSIEYLESNSDQWESVKSQVHKALVEYGCFEAVFDKVPLDLRKAIFLEVEELFDLPLQTKQRVVSSKPYHGYVGPLQLYESMGIDDVDVHDKVESLIKILWPQGKPGFSKNLQSFTEQVTRLDQIIRKMILESLGIEKYMDEHMNSTNYLARLIKYQGPQTNEAKVGIGEHTDKNILTTLCQNQIDGLEVQTKSGEWIKCKPSTPSSFVVVTGDTLYAWTNGRVHTPAHRVMMSGNETRFSIGLFTVPKPGFIIKAPDELVTEEHPLLFKPFVQSEFMKFLRSSESTKNALKVYCGV, from the exons ATGGGGTCAGAAACCGAATTGAAGCTTCCAATTATTGACTTCTCCATTGAGTACTTGGAGTCCAATTCTGATCAGTGGGAATCAGTGAAATCCCAAGTTCACAAGGCCCTTGTAGAGTATGGTTGCTTTGAGGCTGTGTTTGATAAAGTCCCTTTGGACCTTCGAAAAGCCATTTTTCTTGAAGTGGAAGAGCTGTTTGATCTCCCTTTACAAACCAAACAACGAGTTGTGTCTAGTAAACCATACCATGGTTATGTTGGGCCTCTTCAACTCTATGAGAGCATGGGAATTGATGATGTAGATGTTCATGACAAAGTGGAAAGTTTAATCAAGATCTTATGGCCACAAGGAAAACCAGGTTTTAG CAAAAATCTACAATCCTTCACAGAGCAAGTGACAAGGTTGGATCAGATTATTAGGAAGATGATTTTAGAGAGTTTaggaattgaaaaatatatggaCGAGCACATGAACTCAACAAATTACCTTGCACGGCTTATCAAGTACCAAGGCCCTCAAACTAATGAAGCAAAAGTTGGCATAGGAGAGCACACGGATAAGAACATATTGACCACATTGTGTCAAAATCAAATTGATGGTTTAGAGGTACAGACCAAAAGTGGAGAGTGGATCAAATGCAAGCCCTCAACACCAAGTAGTTTCGTTGTTGTCACCGGGGACACACTTTAT GCATGGACAAATGGGAGGGTGCATACGCCGGCTCATCGAGTGATGATGAGTGGAAATGAGACAAGGTTCTCTATTGGATTGTTTACAGTTCCAAAACCAGGGTTCATAATAAAGGCTCCAGATGAGCTTGTGACAGAGGAGCACCCTTTGCTTTTCAAGCCCTTTGTCCAGAGTGAGTTCATGAAGTTTCTTCGCTCTTCTGAGAGTACCAAAAATGCCCTGAAGGTTTATTGTGGAGTCTGA